Proteins found in one Helicobacter kayseriensis genomic segment:
- a CDS encoding MBOAT family O-acyltransferase, which translates to MAGPIVHHKEMMPQFASLPAKSKELIDWEKFAKGLFVFSIGLFKKVVIADQFAIYANKGFGAAQNGIHLNLIESWLTSLSYTFQLYFDFSGYCDMAIGIALFFGIILPINFNSPYKASNIKDFWKRWHMTLGRFLTEYLYIPLGGNKKGFPRELFNLFVVFMLSGIWHGAGWGFIIWGILHASAMVIHRIYCYTLETLFDIKEIKNRFYIVICWILTFNFINASWVFFRSENVSGALDILKSMMGFNGIVLPTFIQKLLTDINLNFGQTFMITGITKFEILYLPLSFLIVLFFSNSSRMTSSFKPSLPKLIWTTVLSFFAFLYIDKTSQFLYFNF; encoded by the coding sequence ATTGCTGGGCCAATCGTCCATCACAAAGAGATGATGCCCCAATTTGCTTCACTCCCAGCAAAGAGCAAAGAGCTCATCGACTGGGAAAAATTTGCTAAAGGATTATTTGTCTTCTCTATTGGATTATTCAAAAAGGTCGTCATAGCAGATCAATTTGCTATCTATGCCAACAAGGGATTTGGAGCTGCTCAAAATGGAATCCATCTCAATCTAATCGAATCTTGGCTTACCTCCTTATCCTACACCTTTCAGCTTTATTTTGACTTCAGTGGGTATTGTGATATGGCGATTGGGATCGCTCTTTTCTTTGGAATCATCTTGCCAATCAACTTCAACTCTCCATACAAAGCAAGCAATATCAAGGATTTTTGGAAAAGATGGCATATGACGCTAGGGAGGTTTCTTACAGAATATCTTTATATCCCGCTAGGTGGCAACAAAAAGGGATTTCCAAGAGAGCTTTTCAATCTCTTTGTCGTCTTTATGTTGAGTGGGATATGGCATGGAGCTGGATGGGGATTTATCATCTGGGGAATCTTACATGCAAGTGCTATGGTCATCCACAGAATCTATTGCTACACTTTAGAGACGCTCTTTGATATCAAAGAGATCAAGAATCGATTCTATATAGTGATTTGTTGGATCTTGACTTTCAACTTCATCAATGCTTCTTGGGTATTTTTCAGAAGTGAAAATGTAAGTGGAGCACTTGATATCCTTAAAAGCATGATGGGATTTAATGGGATTGTTTTGCCGACATTTATCCAAAAACTCCTCACAGATATCAACTTAAATTTTGGTCAAACATTTATGATTACAGGAATTACAAAATTTGAAATTCTCTATCTGCCACTTTCATTTCTGATTGTCTTATTTTTCTCCAACTCATCAAGAATGACAAGTTCTTTCAAACCATCACTGCCAAAACTTATCTGGACAACTGTTTTGAGTTTTTTTGCCTTTCTTTATATCGACAAAACATCTCAATTTTTATACTTTAATTTTTAG